From the genome of Candidatus Roizmanbacteria bacterium, one region includes:
- the tsaD gene encoding tRNA (adenosine(37)-N6)-threonylcarbamoyltransferase complex transferase subunit TsaD, which translates to MIILSIDTSCDETSVAVTEGRRVLSNVIYSQVVIHKQWGGVVPSLAKRAHQERIDFVVKEALANAKMSMDEIDAIAVTQGPGLAVALEVGILKAKELAKQFSKKLVAVNHMEGHLYSSFVQNSKGNPKREFVFPMLGFLVSGAHTEIILWKDHLTYEVLGETLDDAAGEALDKGARLLLNIGYPGGGVIERLSAEVKNEDRYKFPRPMQKIDSLDYSFSGLKTALFYKVQKMTENEKLQNVKYLTSSFQEAVFDTLLMKLKKAIMQTGCSRIACGGGVIANHYLRKRLRSCLYDLRGRTGRMLFPPFKYLTGDNAAMIGVVAGFKAEKNMFVENINDLDRIPRLRLS; encoded by the coding sequence ATGATCATTTTATCCATCGACACCAGCTGTGATGAGACCTCGGTAGCTGTTACTGAGGGACGTCGAGTATTGTCAAACGTGATTTATTCACAGGTTGTAATTCATAAGCAGTGGGGAGGCGTCGTTCCGTCACTCGCAAAAAGAGCGCACCAGGAACGAATAGATTTTGTCGTTAAGGAAGCTTTGGCAAATGCCAAGATGAGCATGGACGAAATTGATGCTATCGCGGTTACCCAAGGGCCCGGTCTGGCAGTCGCCCTCGAGGTTGGAATTTTAAAAGCCAAGGAGCTCGCAAAGCAATTCAGTAAAAAACTTGTTGCCGTTAACCATATGGAAGGTCATCTCTACTCTAGTTTTGTACAAAATAGTAAAGGAAATCCTAAACGAGAGTTTGTGTTTCCGATGCTAGGTTTTCTGGTCTCAGGTGCACACACGGAAATTATTTTATGGAAAGATCACCTGACGTATGAGGTATTAGGTGAGACGCTAGACGATGCTGCAGGAGAAGCACTCGACAAAGGCGCCCGATTGCTTCTTAACATTGGATATCCCGGTGGAGGAGTAATAGAGCGACTGTCCGCAGAGGTGAAAAATGAAGATAGATATAAATTCCCTAGACCTATGCAGAAGATCGATTCTCTCGACTATTCATTTTCAGGACTTAAAACCGCATTGTTTTACAAGGTTCAAAAAATGACCGAGAATGAGAAACTGCAGAACGTTAAATATCTTACAAGCTCCTTCCAAGAGGCTGTGTTCGATACTCTTCTTATGAAGTTGAAAAAGGCAATAATGCAAACAGGGTGCTCGAGAATTGCCTGTGGTGGTGGAGTGATAGCGAATCATTACTTACGAAAAAGGCTCCGATCGTGCCTGTATGACCTGCGAGGTCGTACTGGCCGAATGCTCTTTCCACCTTTTAAGTACCTAACAGGCGACAATGCCGCAATGATTGGAGTAGTTGCAGGGTTCAAAGCCGAAAAGAACATGTTTGTGGAAAATATTAACGATCTAGATCGAATTCCTCGTTTACGATTGTCATAG
- a CDS encoding Sua5/YciO/YrdC/YwlC family protein: MTCGGTGVRKGTLGIRIPDNKEIIDLVNTFGKPLTATSANLAGRPPHYSIKSFNKQVAHGRKNLVDLIVDGEIYLTINRQQSLTSQLET; encoded by the coding sequence ATTACCTGCGGCGGAACTGGAGTCAGAAAGGGAACGTTAGGTATTCGCATTCCTGATAACAAGGAGATCATTGATTTGGTAAATACATTTGGAAAACCATTGACAGCTACCTCGGCAAACCTGGCTGGTCGACCTCCTCACTACTCAATCAAATCATTTAATAAACAAGTTGCTCACGGTCGTAAAAACCTTGTAGATCTCATTGTTGATGGGGAGATTTACCTCACAATAAACCGTCAACAGTCGTTGACTTCACAACTGGAGACTTAA
- the tsaE gene encoding tRNA (adenosine(37)-N6)-threonylcarbamoyltransferase complex ATPase subunit type 1 TsaE, whose product MLQEELNRDSKKPIIFILKGDLGAGKTIFTKGLGEALGISNIISPTFVVYYEYPILLFRNNRIFVHVDLYNLSDKEEFKHLGLEKYLVPGNIMCIEWEKAGRDYRRSER is encoded by the coding sequence TTGTTACAAGAGGAGCTTAATAGAGATAGCAAGAAACCAATTATCTTCATATTGAAAGGCGATCTGGGTGCGGGTAAAACAATCTTCACAAAGGGCCTCGGAGAGGCGCTCGGCATTTCAAATATTATTTCTCCTACCTTTGTAGTGTATTACGAATACCCAATCCTATTGTTTCGAAACAATAGGATTTTTGTTCATGTAGATCTATACAACTTGTCGGACAAAGAAGAGTTTAAACATCTTGGTCTAGAGAAGTATCTTGTTCCTGGAAATATTATGTGTATCGAGTGGGAGAAAGCGGGGAGAGATTATAGAAGATCTGAAAGATAA
- a CDS encoding mannose-1-phosphate guanylyltransferase: protein MKAIIFAGGVGTRLWPLSRKKSPKQFEKIIGDRSTLQLTVDRLTPEFKPSDIFISTGTAYKEVVHLQLPDVPTENIILEPCKKDVGPAVAYAVAYVSKMADENEPIVILWSDHIVKHQVKFKQILVAAEQFIAESPNKIVFIGQKPRFASENLGWIQYGDASHTKNDIEFHSFTGFKYRPKPELAQEYFTSGRHCWNLGYFVTTPANLMQKFATFTPEISTRLSTILSHFQMDDYDSVLNTEYSQFPEVNFDNAVLEKLSAEDAVVAVEDIGWSDVGAWEALKEALEKDRQDTVTLGNVLLQDSNDSLVYNYEDQKLVVGIDLDELLVINTKDALLVTKKTSVAKVKSLVESFKGTEHEDLT from the coding sequence ATGAAAGCGATTATCTTCGCGGGAGGAGTTGGCACAAGACTGTGGCCACTTTCAAGAAAAAAATCACCGAAGCAGTTCGAAAAAATCATAGGTGACCGATCTACCCTACAATTAACTGTTGACAGACTAACTCCGGAGTTTAAACCTTCTGACATCTTTATCTCGACCGGCACCGCATATAAAGAGGTTGTTCACCTTCAGTTGCCCGATGTCCCTACTGAAAACATAATACTTGAACCCTGTAAAAAAGATGTGGGACCAGCTGTTGCATATGCAGTGGCCTATGTATCTAAGATGGCTGATGAAAATGAGCCTATCGTTATTCTATGGAGTGATCATATCGTAAAACATCAAGTTAAATTCAAACAAATACTTGTTGCTGCCGAGCAATTCATAGCCGAATCACCAAATAAAATTGTTTTTATTGGGCAAAAACCGAGGTTCGCCTCCGAAAACCTTGGGTGGATCCAGTATGGAGATGCTTCGCATACCAAAAATGATATTGAGTTTCACAGTTTCACAGGATTCAAGTATCGTCCGAAGCCAGAATTAGCTCAAGAGTACTTTACCAGCGGAAGGCACTGTTGGAATCTTGGATACTTCGTCACAACCCCGGCAAATCTAATGCAGAAGTTCGCAACCTTCACTCCTGAGATTTCAACAAGACTTTCTACGATACTCTCACACTTCCAAATGGACGACTATGATTCGGTATTAAACACTGAGTATTCCCAGTTTCCTGAAGTAAATTTTGATAATGCGGTTTTAGAAAAATTATCTGCAGAAGATGCCGTCGTCGCAGTGGAGGATATTGGCTGGAGCGATGTAGGAGCCTGGGAGGCATTAAAAGAAGCTCTTGAAAAAGATCGACAAGACACTGTTACACTTGGAAACGTGCTACTTCAAGATTCAAATGATTCCCTTGTATACAATTACGAGGACCAAAAACTGGTTGTTGGTATCGATTTAGACGAGCTATTGGTAATCAATACAAAGGATGCGCTATTGGTAACCAAAAAAACTTCGGTTGCTAAGGTGAAATCTCTAGTAGAAAGTTTTAAAGGAACTGAACACGAGGACTTGACGTAA
- a CDS encoding glycosyltransferase translates to MKKQKIALVYDWVDKWGGVERLLLELHRIYPAAPLYTSFYNPKTAPWARSIKIKTSFMQNLPDFVKKSRVLSLLFFPFAFLSFDLSRYDMIISVSSAFAKGVKTTPNQKHISIILTPPRYLWSHQNDYLNNSIKYLFEQCLNILKWCDFKIAQKPDVLFSISDRVRHRVKKYYRRDSEVLYPPFDTAYWSQIKKQISTKKFRPGFYFIPKNEYYLVVSRLETYKKIDLVLQLFKQLKQPLIVVGSGTQENKLKQFVKKNKMNNILFLKNVTDADVAYLYTYARALTMPQEEDFGYTSLEAQFFGCPVISFKNSGAAETIINGKSGILFDKQSIKSLSNAIERSKSIPYNDRHESDYLRGRSWHKTVATFKKKITEAVRKNHR, encoded by the coding sequence ATGAAAAAACAAAAGATTGCACTTGTCTACGATTGGGTTGATAAATGGGGTGGCGTTGAACGGCTACTCCTCGAACTTCACAGAATTTACCCCGCTGCTCCACTCTACACTTCGTTTTATAACCCGAAGACAGCGCCTTGGGCGAGGAGCATAAAAATAAAGACCTCGTTTATGCAGAATCTTCCTGACTTTGTTAAAAAAAGTCGGGTTCTTTCCTTATTGTTTTTCCCATTCGCATTTCTGTCCTTCGACCTCTCCCGATATGACATGATAATCAGCGTCTCATCCGCTTTTGCAAAAGGAGTCAAAACTACTCCCAATCAAAAACATATATCAATCATTCTCACCCCTCCTCGTTACCTCTGGTCCCATCAAAACGACTACCTAAACAATTCGATTAAATACTTATTCGAACAGTGTTTAAATATTTTGAAATGGTGTGATTTTAAAATAGCGCAGAAACCCGATGTTTTATTTTCGATTTCCGATCGAGTGAGACATCGGGTAAAAAAATACTATCGACGTGATTCAGAAGTTCTCTATCCTCCATTTGATACTGCTTACTGGTCTCAGATAAAAAAACAGATCTCAACAAAAAAATTTAGACCTGGTTTCTACTTCATTCCAAAAAACGAATACTACCTCGTTGTCAGCAGACTTGAAACCTACAAAAAAATCGATCTCGTGCTTCAATTATTTAAACAATTGAAGCAGCCACTCATTGTCGTAGGTTCCGGCACTCAAGAAAATAAACTAAAACAGTTCGTTAAGAAGAATAAAATGAACAATATTCTTTTTCTTAAAAACGTGACGGACGCTGATGTCGCATATTTATATACTTACGCAAGAGCACTGACCATGCCTCAGGAAGAAGACTTTGGGTATACCTCACTTGAGGCACAGTTTTTTGGTTGTCCGGTAATCTCATTTAAAAATTCTGGAGCTGCGGAAACGATTATCAATGGAAAATCAGGAATTTTATTTGATAAACAAAGCATAAAATCACTTTCAAACGCCATTGAAAGATCAAAAAGCATACCGTACAATGATCGACATGAAAGCGATTATCTTCGCGGGAGGAGTTGGCACAAGACTGTGGCCACTTTCAAGAAAAAAATCACCGAAGCAGTTCGAAAAAATCATAGGTGA
- a CDS encoding SufD family Fe-S cluster assembly protein has translation MSANFIDLNKTKKSVIKLSRPGKYIAFVENTSGNFVFEINAENVDLEIYGLFHGKKSEEFKVHTVQHHKSSNSKSNLLIRGVFDDDSKFHYTGLVKIDKKAQKSHAYQKNQNLILSEGVFVESEPFLEIEANDVFCTHGSTTGKLMRISFIT, from the coding sequence ATGTCTGCTAATTTTATAGATCTAAACAAAACAAAAAAATCGGTGATTAAGTTGAGTAGGCCTGGCAAATACATTGCTTTTGTGGAAAATACATCGGGCAATTTTGTGTTTGAGATTAATGCAGAGAATGTAGATCTGGAGATATACGGACTATTCCATGGAAAGAAATCTGAGGAATTTAAAGTTCACACGGTTCAGCATCACAAGTCGTCTAACTCAAAATCAAACCTCCTCATTAGGGGAGTATTTGACGATGATTCGAAGTTTCATTACACCGGCTTGGTGAAGATCGATAAAAAGGCACAGAAGTCACATGCGTATCAGAAAAACCAAAACCTTATTTTGTCTGAAGGGGTCTTTGTCGAGTCCGAACCCTTCTTAGAGATCGAAGCAAACGATGTGTTCTGTACTCACGGGTCAACAACCGGAAAATTAATGAGGATCAGCTTTATTACATGA
- the sufB gene encoding Fe-S cluster assembly protein SufB — protein MDTKLDFDYKYGFSKPEKNFFKAKKGLSKSVVLGMTTMKKEPKWMTEYRLKALEIFNKKKMPNWGGDLSKIDFKDYYYYIRPTKDRATAWADLPKEIKDTYDAIGIPEAEKKYLSGVSAQYESEVVYESVHKELTKLGVIFMDCDSALKKYPKIFKEYFGTLIPSQDNKFAALNSAVWSGGSFVYVPKGVKVTLPLQAYFRINAENIGQFERTLIIAEEGSYVHYVEGCTAPIYKTNSDSLHSAVVEIFVKKNARVRYTTVQNWSNNVYNLVTKRARVEENGFMEWIDCNIGSKLTMKYPSCYLMGDGARGEVLSIAFAGKNQHQDAGAKMFHFAPNTKSRIVSKSISKDGGRTSYRGLVMVRPGAKNSSVYVSCDALILDEKSRSDTYPYMKIKESDVEVQHEATVEKLGEEKLFYLMSRGLSKGDAEGLLVNGFIEPITREIPFEYTVELNRLINMEMTGSVG, from the coding sequence ATGGACACAAAGCTAGATTTCGACTACAAATATGGTTTCTCCAAACCGGAGAAGAACTTCTTCAAGGCTAAAAAAGGTCTTTCAAAGAGCGTTGTTCTTGGGATGACCACAATGAAAAAAGAACCGAAGTGGATGACCGAGTACCGTCTCAAGGCGCTTGAAATCTTCAATAAAAAGAAAATGCCGAACTGGGGAGGTGACCTATCGAAAATCGACTTCAAGGATTATTACTATTACATTCGCCCCACCAAAGATCGAGCCACCGCATGGGCAGACCTACCAAAGGAGATCAAGGACACCTATGATGCGATTGGTATTCCAGAAGCGGAAAAGAAATATTTATCTGGAGTCTCCGCACAGTATGAGTCTGAGGTGGTCTATGAGAGCGTGCATAAGGAACTCACCAAACTTGGCGTAATTTTTATGGACTGCGATAGTGCTCTTAAGAAATACCCAAAAATTTTTAAGGAATATTTTGGAACATTGATCCCATCACAGGACAATAAGTTTGCGGCACTAAACTCGGCAGTCTGGTCAGGTGGATCTTTCGTATATGTTCCAAAAGGAGTTAAGGTTACCCTTCCATTGCAGGCCTATTTCAGAATAAATGCAGAGAATATTGGACAGTTTGAGAGAACCTTAATTATTGCAGAGGAGGGAAGTTACGTCCATTATGTTGAGGGATGCACAGCCCCGATCTATAAGACCAATTCTGACTCTTTGCACTCAGCTGTCGTTGAGATCTTTGTAAAAAAGAATGCACGTGTACGTTACACAACCGTTCAGAACTGGAGTAATAACGTTTATAACTTAGTAACGAAACGTGCTAGAGTTGAGGAGAATGGGTTTATGGAATGGATCGACTGCAACATCGGATCCAAACTTACGATGAAGTATCCGTCTTGTTATCTAATGGGAGATGGCGCAAGAGGAGAGGTTTTGTCGATTGCGTTTGCTGGAAAAAATCAACATCAAGATGCTGGAGCAAAAATGTTTCATTTCGCACCAAATACGAAGTCGAGAATTGTGTCCAAGTCCATCTCAAAGGATGGGGGAAGAACATCGTATCGTGGACTCGTAATGGTGAGACCTGGCGCAAAAAATTCCTCAGTATATGTATCCTGCGATGCATTAATTCTTGATGAGAAGTCCCGATCCGACACCTATCCCTATATGAAGATTAAAGAAAGCGATGTTGAGGTTCAACACGAAGCGACCGTTGAGAAACTGGGAGAAGAAAAATTATTTTATCTCATGTCTAGGGGTCTTAGCAAAGGCGACGCGGAGGGACTTTTAGTAAACGGATTTATTGAGCCAATAACTCGCGAGATACCGTTCGAGTACACCGTAGAACTGAACAGGCTTATAAATATGGAAATGACGGGATCTGTAGGGTAA
- the ftsH gene encoding ATP-dependent zinc metalloprotease FtsH, which translates to MPSKKNPEKKVREFRLNINIRTFFISFFILLFLYFSFQSLSGEINKALPEKSLTTVISEIKQKKVQKVEVIDNKVLIYYKNKNLAITYKETSDSFVSTLKDSGVNPNDLQIVVKDTQGSSSLMSFLSNFIPTILMVAFFIFLFRQAKGAQENVFSFGQSRAKKFNKDISKITFKDVAGVDEAKKELEEVVDFLRHPDKYKKVGARTPKGVILIGPPGCGKTLLAKAVAGEAGVPFFSIAGSEFMEMLVGIGAARVRDLFATAKKSAPAIIFIDEIEAIGRARATGVMPSHDEREQTLNQILVEMDGFNPNEQVVVIAATNRGDLLDSALLRAGRFDRRILVDYPDLEGRKMILAIHSKNKPVESAVDWAKIAKRTVGFSGADIESMLNEAAIDVARQSKESITMNALEEAATKVKLGPEKKRLQSDYDKKLTAYHEAGHALVSHYQTHTDPVHRISIVSRGMALGYTLIPPEKDKLHETKNHLLQRIAVMMGGRAAEDLIFKEVTTGAANDFDQATSVAKAMVMEYGMSTLGPINLGPSYDVTEMGKATWQENPLSQETMSLIDKEVKTILAEGYKKATEIIKVHKKELDKVAKELLAKESLDQDEFEQLVGKKKQNIVNS; encoded by the coding sequence ATGCCTTCGAAAAAAAATCCTGAAAAAAAGGTGCGAGAATTCCGATTAAATATAAATATTCGAACTTTTTTCATATCTTTTTTTATACTTTTGTTTCTCTACTTTAGTTTCCAATCTCTATCAGGAGAAATTAATAAAGCTCTTCCAGAAAAATCCTTAACAACGGTTATCTCAGAAATTAAACAAAAAAAAGTTCAGAAGGTAGAGGTTATAGATAATAAAGTATTGATTTATTACAAAAATAAAAACCTAGCGATCACCTATAAAGAAACTAGCGACAGTTTCGTCTCAACTCTGAAGGACTCCGGAGTAAATCCTAATGATCTGCAAATTGTGGTTAAGGATACGCAGGGTTCCAGTAGCTTGATGTCTTTCTTGAGTAATTTTATTCCAACAATTTTGATGGTTGCTTTTTTCATCTTTTTATTTCGACAGGCAAAAGGCGCTCAAGAAAATGTCTTTTCTTTTGGTCAATCTCGAGCTAAAAAATTTAACAAAGATATTTCAAAGATTACATTTAAAGATGTCGCTGGAGTTGACGAGGCCAAAAAGGAACTAGAGGAGGTTGTCGATTTTCTACGTCACCCTGATAAATATAAAAAAGTTGGCGCGCGTACTCCTAAAGGTGTCATTCTCATTGGCCCGCCAGGTTGTGGAAAAACGCTTCTTGCAAAGGCGGTTGCGGGTGAGGCAGGAGTTCCATTCTTCTCGATTGCTGGTTCTGAGTTTATGGAGATGTTAGTTGGTATTGGAGCGGCTCGTGTACGAGACCTATTTGCTACAGCAAAAAAAAGCGCACCAGCAATCATCTTTATTGATGAAATAGAAGCAATTGGTCGTGCTCGAGCAACTGGAGTCATGCCATCTCATGATGAAAGAGAACAAACGCTCAATCAAATTCTAGTTGAGATGGATGGTTTTAATCCGAATGAACAGGTCGTTGTTATTGCAGCTACAAACCGTGGCGATCTTCTTGACTCTGCACTGCTTCGTGCGGGACGATTTGACAGAAGAATACTTGTGGACTATCCGGATCTTGAAGGAAGAAAAATGATCCTCGCTATTCACTCAAAAAACAAACCTGTGGAAAGCGCGGTCGACTGGGCAAAAATAGCAAAACGCACGGTTGGATTTTCTGGCGCCGATATTGAAAGCATGCTTAACGAAGCAGCAATCGATGTTGCGAGGCAGTCGAAGGAATCTATTACCATGAACGCGCTAGAGGAGGCAGCTACAAAGGTCAAACTTGGCCCTGAAAAAAAACGACTCCAGTCAGATTATGACAAAAAACTCACAGCATATCATGAGGCTGGACACGCATTAGTTTCTCACTACCAAACGCATACCGATCCTGTTCATAGAATTTCGATCGTTTCCCGTGGAATGGCGCTTGGATACACTCTTATTCCTCCCGAAAAGGATAAGCTACATGAGACGAAGAATCATCTCCTCCAAAGAATCGCGGTTATGATGGGTGGAAGAGCTGCTGAAGACCTAATTTTTAAAGAGGTTACAACTGGCGCTGCGAACGACTTCGATCAAGCAACGTCTGTAGCCAAAGCAATGGTGATGGAATATGGCATGAGCACCTTAGGACCGATTAATCTTGGACCGTCATATGACGTTACCGAGATGGGGAAGGCAACATGGCAGGAGAATCCTCTTTCTCAAGAGACAATGTCACTGATAGATAAAGAGGTAAAGACAATTCTCGCTGAAGGGTATAAAAAAGCAACTGAGATTATCAAGGTGCATAAAAAAGAACTCGATAAAGTTGCAAAAGAATTGCTTGCAAAGGAAAGTCTCGATCAGGATGAGTTTGAGCAATTGGTTGGGAAAAAGAAACAAAATATTGTAAATTCTTAA
- a CDS encoding Sua5/YciO/YrdC/YwlC family protein has protein sequence MNDKIIETLNRGGLVVYPTDTVYGLLCDASNGEAVKNSSTLNKDQRVKPISIFVCDLEMAKQYVKINVDTEKRLRTLLPGPYTIVLPSKHKLPAAELESERER, from the coding sequence ATGAACGACAAAATAATTGAAACATTGAATCGCGGTGGGCTTGTGGTCTATCCTACCGATACAGTCTACGGACTTTTATGCGATGCCTCGAACGGGGAAGCAGTGAAAAACTCATCAACTTTAAACAAAGACCAGCGGGTAAAACCGATTTCAATATTTGTATGCGATTTGGAAATGGCGAAGCAATACGTGAAGATCAATGTGGATACTGAGAAGAGACTGAGAACATTACTTCCTGGTCCATATACCATTGTTCTACCCTCAAAGCATAAATTACCTGCGGCGGAACTGGAGTCAGAAAGGGAACGTTAG
- the sufC gene encoding Fe-S cluster assembly ATPase SufC, whose product MLRLKNLSVSVGEKKIIKNFSFDFQKGKVYVVMGPNGSGKSTLSYALMAHPTYELNGLISLNGENITDLDAQKRAEKGIFLSFQSPLSLSGVTVFQLLQLALSGTIDPVKLRRKVLSTAKELHLSEELLRRSLNENASGGEKKKLEVLQATILDKQVQIFDEVDTGVDVDALKTIGTFLNKNKKNKTYIIITHYNRILKYVKPDEVLVLNNGKLVRTGGASLAKQIERTGYKS is encoded by the coding sequence ATGCTACGACTTAAAAACCTATCTGTTTCGGTTGGTGAGAAAAAAATCATCAAAAACTTTTCCTTCGATTTTCAAAAGGGAAAGGTCTATGTGGTAATGGGTCCAAACGGATCAGGAAAGTCTACGCTCTCATATGCATTGATGGCTCATCCAACGTATGAACTAAATGGATTGATTTCGCTCAATGGCGAGAACATTACAGATTTAGATGCGCAGAAACGAGCAGAAAAAGGAATATTTCTATCATTTCAGAGTCCGCTGTCTTTATCCGGAGTTACAGTATTTCAATTATTACAGCTCGCACTGTCTGGAACGATTGATCCGGTTAAGTTGCGCAGAAAGGTTTTAAGCACTGCCAAGGAACTTCACCTTTCGGAGGAACTGCTTCGAAGATCGTTAAACGAGAATGCATCTGGTGGGGAGAAGAAAAAATTAGAGGTCCTACAAGCGACCATACTAGATAAGCAGGTGCAGATATTTGACGAGGTTGATACGGGAGTTGATGTCGATGCACTGAAAACTATAGGTACTTTTCTAAATAAAAATAAAAAAAATAAGACGTACATCATCATTACGCACTACAACAGAATTCTAAAATATGTAAAGCCAGACGAGGTTCTCGTGTTAAACAATGGAAAGCTCGTAAGAACAGGTGGAGCGTCATTAGCTAAACAAATCGAAAGGACCGGATATAAGTCATAA
- the sufS gene encoding SufS family cysteine desulfurase has protein sequence MLDANKVRKDFPIFNKNSDLIYLDSGATSLKPQSVIDAMTEYYSEYSANIKRGIYTISERATEEYEKAREMVAKFIGAETNEVVFTRNASESLNLLMYSLGTNVVGKNDEVVVTMMEHHSNFVTWQQLCLNTGATFKIIEIGDDYHLDIFNKSNINLKQVITKKTKILALTHVSNVLGTVNPIKNIVAAAKKINPEIIVIVDGAQAVPHLKINVKELGCDFYVFSGHKMMGPTGVGVLWGKHELLEKMEPFMFGGDMIREVKLESTTFAEVPEKFEAGTPAIAEVIGLSSAVRYLSSVGLQNIHEHELRLAKLYKEELEKELGDKITFYGPKIPEAGILAFTIEGLHPHDIASILNDRNMAVRAGHHCAMQLHTSLGLTGTTRISLYAYNTEEEIEKVATTLLHAYKMLGSIS, from the coding sequence ATGCTAGACGCTAACAAAGTTAGAAAAGACTTCCCAATTTTTAATAAGAATTCTGATTTAATCTATTTAGATTCAGGAGCCACCTCTCTTAAGCCTCAGTCCGTAATTGATGCAATGACAGAGTACTACTCCGAGTACTCTGCAAACATTAAGCGGGGAATCTACACGATCTCTGAACGAGCAACTGAAGAATACGAAAAGGCACGTGAAATGGTAGCGAAGTTTATTGGCGCAGAGACAAATGAGGTCGTGTTCACACGCAATGCGTCTGAGTCGCTCAATCTTCTCATGTACTCACTCGGAACCAATGTTGTCGGAAAAAATGATGAGGTTGTGGTGACCATGATGGAGCATCACTCAAACTTTGTTACCTGGCAACAACTATGCTTGAATACCGGTGCAACTTTCAAAATAATTGAGATTGGGGATGATTATCATCTTGATATTTTTAATAAATCGAATATTAATCTTAAGCAAGTTATCACAAAGAAAACGAAGATATTAGCTCTGACTCATGTTTCGAATGTTTTGGGAACGGTAAATCCCATTAAAAATATTGTTGCCGCTGCAAAGAAAATAAATCCAGAAATAATAGTTATTGTAGATGGAGCTCAGGCAGTTCCACACCTCAAGATTAACGTAAAAGAACTCGGTTGCGACTTCTACGTTTTCTCTGGACATAAGATGATGGGTCCAACCGGAGTTGGTGTTCTGTGGGGTAAACATGAACTCCTTGAAAAGATGGAACCGTTTATGTTTGGTGGAGATATGATTCGAGAGGTGAAGCTTGAGAGTACCACCTTTGCTGAGGTTCCTGAAAAGTTTGAGGCTGGTACTCCGGCGATTGCTGAGGTGATAGGTCTGTCGTCAGCCGTCAGATATCTGTCGTCAGTTGGGCTGCAAAATATTCATGAGCATGAACTCAGACTTGCAAAACTTTATAAAGAAGAGCTGGAAAAAGAGCTAGGAGATAAAATAACATTCTATGGTCCTAAAATTCCTGAGGCAGGAATTCTCGCCTTCACAATCGAAGGGCTTCATCCGCACGATATCGCCTCGATTCTCAATGACAGAAACATGGCTGTACGTGCAGGACATCACTGCGCAATGCAGCTACACACATCACTTGGACTAACCGGAACCACTCGCATTAGTTTGTATGCGTACAATACCGAGGAAGAAATTGAAAAAGTGGCAACTACATTACTTCATGCCTATAAGATGTTAGGATCTATTAGCTAG